A single window of Armatimonadota bacterium DNA harbors:
- the amrB gene encoding AmmeMemoRadiSam system protein B has protein sequence MPLPRLRPVEFFPVRVHGREMIGVRDPEGIVEDAVLLPPAVALVASLLDGNRDVVDVQTEYARRSGGEILFREELERIVAELDRAGLLLTESFEARRRDQLEAYRRSEVRPPYLAGRSYPAEAEPLRAMLRRHLEAVRPAELEGIRPRGIIAPHIDFHRGGWCYGWAYAALRQSPARTFLLLGVAHAAPPAPFVLTTKAFQTPLGVVPVDSAFVEALQARTEDLTEHELVHRTEHSLEFQVLFLQVALEGRAFSIVPLLCSGFEQWCGPGSPREVPEIEQVIRALRDLTVDRKDVGVVVGVDLSHVGPRFGDPDPPDARLASRTSLRDRVVLEAIVRGDPEAFWREGMADGNRQRIDALSAVYTALRVLEPARGRLLRYGQAPDPAGGIVSFASLALG, from the coding sequence GTGCCGCTCCCGAGGCTGAGACCCGTGGAGTTCTTTCCGGTGCGCGTCCACGGCCGGGAGATGATCGGGGTGCGGGACCCGGAGGGCATTGTGGAGGACGCGGTGCTTCTCCCGCCCGCGGTAGCGCTGGTGGCGTCCCTGCTGGACGGGAACCGGGATGTGGTGGATGTGCAGACGGAGTACGCGCGCCGTTCCGGCGGGGAGATCCTGTTCCGTGAGGAGCTGGAGCGCATCGTGGCGGAGCTGGATCGGGCAGGGCTGCTGCTCACGGAGTCCTTCGAGGCCCGGAGGCGAGACCAACTGGAGGCCTACCGGCGATCGGAGGTACGCCCTCCTTACCTCGCGGGCCGCTCGTACCCCGCGGAAGCGGAACCCCTCCGGGCGATGCTCCGCCGACACCTGGAGGCGGTGCGCCCCGCGGAACTGGAGGGGATCCGGCCGCGGGGCATCATCGCCCCCCACATCGACTTCCACCGGGGCGGGTGGTGCTACGGGTGGGCATACGCGGCCCTCCGCCAGAGCCCCGCCCGCACGTTCCTCCTCCTCGGCGTGGCCCACGCGGCTCCGCCCGCGCCGTTTGTGCTTACGACCAAGGCCTTCCAGACGCCGCTCGGTGTGGTCCCCGTGGACTCCGCCTTCGTGGAGGCCCTACAGGCCCGGACCGAGGATCTGACGGAGCACGAGCTGGTGCACCGCACCGAGCACTCCCTGGAGTTCCAGGTGCTCTTCCTGCAGGTGGCCCTGGAGGGCCGTGCGTTTTCCATCGTTCCCCTCCTCTGCTCCGGGTTCGAGCAGTGGTGTGGCCCGGGCTCCCCCCGGGAGGTGCCGGAGATCGAGCAGGTCATCCGGGCCCTGCGGGACCTGACCGTAGATCGGAAGGATGTGGGGGTGGTGGTGGGGGTGGACCTGAGCCACGTGGGTCCCCGGTTCGGGGACCCGGACCCTCCGGACGCCCGCCTTGCCTCCCGCACCTCCCTGCGGGATCGGGTGGTCCTGGAGGCCATCGTACGGGGAGACCCGGAGGCCTTCTGGCGGGAGGGGATGGCGGACGGGAACCGGCAGCGCATCGACGCGCTTTCCGCGGTGTACACCGCCCTGCGGGTGCTGGAGCCCGCGCGTGGGAGGCTCCTGCGTTACGGACAGGCCCCGGATCCCGCAGGCGGCATTGTCTCCTTCGCGAGTCTCGCCCTAGGGTAG